One window from the genome of Cucumis melo cultivar AY chromosome 12, USDA_Cmelo_AY_1.0, whole genome shotgun sequence encodes:
- the LOC103497020 gene encoding superoxide dismutase [Mn], mitochondrial-like isoform X3 — MALRILGRKNLIPTFSGGLGSGHLRGLQTFSLPDLAYDYGALEPVINAEIMQLHHQKHHQAYITNYNKALEQLHEAINKGHTSTVVKLQSAIKFNGGVYLFSSLIYLQEGGGEPPKGSLGWAIDSQFGSLEALIQRVNAEGAALQGSGWVWLALDKELKKLSVETTANQDPLVTKGSSLVPLLGIDVWEHAYYLQYKNVRPDYLKNIWKVINWKYAGEIFAKEAPLVESR, encoded by the exons ATGGCGCTTCGAATTCTAGGCAGGAAAAACCTAATTCCTACATTTTCTGGAGGGTTAGGGTCTGGACATCTCCGCGGCCTGCAGACCTTCTCCTTGCCCGACCTCGCTTATGACTATGGCGCTCTTGAGCCCGTCATCAATGCGGAAATTATGCAGCTTCATCATCAGAAGCATCATCAAGCCTACATCACCAACTACAACAAGGCTCTTGAGCAACTTCACGAGGCCATCAACAAAGGCCACACCTCCACCGTAGTCAAATTGCAGAGTGCCATCAAATTCAATGGCGGag TCTATCTATTCTCTTCTTTAATATATTTGCAGGAAGGGGGTGGTGAGCCTCCAAAGGGATCTCTAGGATGGGCAATCGACTCCCAGTTCGGTTCTCTTGAAGCCTTGATTCAGAGAGTCAATGCAGAAGGTGCTGCTTTACAGGGCTCTGGATGGGTG TGGCTTGCTCTGGATAAAGAACTAAAGAAGCTATCTGTTGAAACCACGGCCAATCAG GATCCACTTGTGACAAAAGGATCTTCTTTAGTGCCTCTGCTTGGGATTGATGTTTGGGAGCATGCATATTATTTGCAG TACAAAAATGTCAGACCAGACTATCTGAAGAACATTTGGAAGGTTATAAATTGGAAATATGCTGGTGAGATTTTTGCAAAAGAAGCTCCCCTGGTTGAGAGTCGTTAA
- the LOC103497020 gene encoding superoxide dismutase [Mn], mitochondrial-like isoform X2: MALRILGRKNLIPTFSGGLGSGHLRGLQTFSLPDLAYDYGALEPVINAEIMQLHHQKHHQAYITNYNKALEQLHEAINKGHTSTVVKLQSAIKFNGGGHINHSIFWNNLAPIHEGGGEPPKGSLGWAIDSQFGSLEALIQRVNAEGAALQGSGWVWLALDKELKKLSVETTANQDPLVTKGSSLVPLLGIDVWEHAYYLQYKNVRPDYLKNIWKVINWKYAGEIFAKEAPLVESR; this comes from the exons ATGGCGCTTCGAATTCTAGGCAGGAAAAACCTAATTCCTACATTTTCTGGAGGGTTAGGGTCTGGACATCTCCGCGGCCTGCAGACCTTCTCCTTGCCCGACCTCGCTTATGACTATGGCGCTCTTGAGCCCGTCATCAATGCGGAAATTATGCAGCTTCATCATCAGAAGCATCATCAAGCCTACATCACCAACTACAACAAGGCTCTTGAGCAACTTCACGAGGCCATCAACAAAGGCCACACCTCCACCGTAGTCAAATTGCAGAGTGCCATCAAATTCAATGGCGGag gtCACATTAATCATTCGATTTTTTGGAATAATCTGGCCCCAATTCAT GAAGGGGGTGGTGAGCCTCCAAAGGGATCTCTAGGATGGGCAATCGACTCCCAGTTCGGTTCTCTTGAAGCCTTGATTCAGAGAGTCAATGCAGAAGGTGCTGCTTTACAGGGCTCTGGATGGGTG TGGCTTGCTCTGGATAAAGAACTAAAGAAGCTATCTGTTGAAACCACGGCCAATCAG GATCCACTTGTGACAAAAGGATCTTCTTTAGTGCCTCTGCTTGGGATTGATGTTTGGGAGCATGCATATTATTTGCAG TACAAAAATGTCAGACCAGACTATCTGAAGAACATTTGGAAGGTTATAAATTGGAAATATGCTGGTGAGATTTTTGCAAAAGAAGCTCCCCTGGTTGAGAGTCGTTAA
- the LOC103497020 gene encoding superoxide dismutase [Mn], mitochondrial-like isoform X6, whose translation MALRILGRKNLIPTFSGGLGSGHLRGLQTFSLPDLAYDYGALEPVINAEIMQLHHQKHHQAYITNYNKALEQLHEAINKGHTSTVVKLQSAIKFNGGVYLFSSLIYLQEGGGEPPKGSLGWAIDSQFGSLEALIQRVNAEGAALQGSGWVWLALDKELKKLSVETTANQYKNVRPDYLKNIWKVINWKYAGEIFAKEAPLVESR comes from the exons ATGGCGCTTCGAATTCTAGGCAGGAAAAACCTAATTCCTACATTTTCTGGAGGGTTAGGGTCTGGACATCTCCGCGGCCTGCAGACCTTCTCCTTGCCCGACCTCGCTTATGACTATGGCGCTCTTGAGCCCGTCATCAATGCGGAAATTATGCAGCTTCATCATCAGAAGCATCATCAAGCCTACATCACCAACTACAACAAGGCTCTTGAGCAACTTCACGAGGCCATCAACAAAGGCCACACCTCCACCGTAGTCAAATTGCAGAGTGCCATCAAATTCAATGGCGGag TCTATCTATTCTCTTCTTTAATATATTTGCAGGAAGGGGGTGGTGAGCCTCCAAAGGGATCTCTAGGATGGGCAATCGACTCCCAGTTCGGTTCTCTTGAAGCCTTGATTCAGAGAGTCAATGCAGAAGGTGCTGCTTTACAGGGCTCTGGATGGGTG TGGCTTGCTCTGGATAAAGAACTAAAGAAGCTATCTGTTGAAACCACGGCCAATCAG TACAAAAATGTCAGACCAGACTATCTGAAGAACATTTGGAAGGTTATAAATTGGAAATATGCTGGTGAGATTTTTGCAAAAGAAGCTCCCCTGGTTGAGAGTCGTTAA
- the LOC103497020 gene encoding superoxide dismutase [Mn], mitochondrial-like isoform X4, protein MALRILGRKNLIPTFSGGLGSGHLRGLQTFSLPDLAYDYGALEPVINAEIMQLHHQKHHQAYITNYNKALEQLHEAINKGHTSTVVKLQSAIKFNGGGHINHSIFWNNLAPIHEGGGEPPKGSLGWAIDSQFGSLEALIQRVNAEGAALQGSGWVWLALDKELKKLSVETTANQYKNVRPDYLKNIWKVINWKYAGEIFAKEAPLVESR, encoded by the exons ATGGCGCTTCGAATTCTAGGCAGGAAAAACCTAATTCCTACATTTTCTGGAGGGTTAGGGTCTGGACATCTCCGCGGCCTGCAGACCTTCTCCTTGCCCGACCTCGCTTATGACTATGGCGCTCTTGAGCCCGTCATCAATGCGGAAATTATGCAGCTTCATCATCAGAAGCATCATCAAGCCTACATCACCAACTACAACAAGGCTCTTGAGCAACTTCACGAGGCCATCAACAAAGGCCACACCTCCACCGTAGTCAAATTGCAGAGTGCCATCAAATTCAATGGCGGag gtCACATTAATCATTCGATTTTTTGGAATAATCTGGCCCCAATTCAT GAAGGGGGTGGTGAGCCTCCAAAGGGATCTCTAGGATGGGCAATCGACTCCCAGTTCGGTTCTCTTGAAGCCTTGATTCAGAGAGTCAATGCAGAAGGTGCTGCTTTACAGGGCTCTGGATGGGTG TGGCTTGCTCTGGATAAAGAACTAAAGAAGCTATCTGTTGAAACCACGGCCAATCAG TACAAAAATGTCAGACCAGACTATCTGAAGAACATTTGGAAGGTTATAAATTGGAAATATGCTGGTGAGATTTTTGCAAAAGAAGCTCCCCTGGTTGAGAGTCGTTAA
- the LOC103497020 gene encoding superoxide dismutase [Mn], mitochondrial-like isoform X1, with the protein MALRILGRKNLIPTFSGGLGSGHLRGLQTFSLPDLAYDYGALEPVINAEIMQLHHQKHHQAYITNYNKALEQLHEAINKGHTSTVVKLQSAIKFNGGGHINHSIFWNNLAPIHEGGGEPPKGSLGWAIDSQFGSLEALIQRVNAEGAALQGSGWVWLALDKELKKLSVETTANQDPLVTKGSSLVPLLGIDVWEHAYYLQVNVFHFQPIGSMICSCFFLVSIWIRSCRAVGLPGNDP; encoded by the exons ATGGCGCTTCGAATTCTAGGCAGGAAAAACCTAATTCCTACATTTTCTGGAGGGTTAGGGTCTGGACATCTCCGCGGCCTGCAGACCTTCTCCTTGCCCGACCTCGCTTATGACTATGGCGCTCTTGAGCCCGTCATCAATGCGGAAATTATGCAGCTTCATCATCAGAAGCATCATCAAGCCTACATCACCAACTACAACAAGGCTCTTGAGCAACTTCACGAGGCCATCAACAAAGGCCACACCTCCACCGTAGTCAAATTGCAGAGTGCCATCAAATTCAATGGCGGag gtCACATTAATCATTCGATTTTTTGGAATAATCTGGCCCCAATTCAT GAAGGGGGTGGTGAGCCTCCAAAGGGATCTCTAGGATGGGCAATCGACTCCCAGTTCGGTTCTCTTGAAGCCTTGATTCAGAGAGTCAATGCAGAAGGTGCTGCTTTACAGGGCTCTGGATGGGTG TGGCTTGCTCTGGATAAAGAACTAAAGAAGCTATCTGTTGAAACCACGGCCAATCAG GATCCACTTGTGACAAAAGGATCTTCTTTAGTGCCTCTGCTTGGGATTGATGTTTGGGAGCATGCATATTATTTGCAGGTAAATGTTTTCCATTTTCAACCCATTGGTAGTATGATTTGCTCTTGCTTTTTCCTAGTGTCTATCTGGATAAGATCATGTAGGGCGGTTGGGTTGCCTGGTAATGACCCATGA
- the LOC103497020 gene encoding superoxide dismutase [Mn], mitochondrial-like isoform X5 gives MALRILGRKNLIPTFSGGLGSGHLRGLQTFSLPDLAYDYGALEPVINAEIMQLHHQKHHQAYITNYNKALEQLHEAINKGHTSTVVKLQSAIKFNGGGHINHSIFWNNLAPIHEGGGEPPKGSLGWAIDSQFGSLEALIQRVNAEGAALQGSGWVWLALDKELKKLSVETTANQDPLVTKGSSLVPLLGIDVWEHAYYLQGGWVAW, from the exons ATGGCGCTTCGAATTCTAGGCAGGAAAAACCTAATTCCTACATTTTCTGGAGGGTTAGGGTCTGGACATCTCCGCGGCCTGCAGACCTTCTCCTTGCCCGACCTCGCTTATGACTATGGCGCTCTTGAGCCCGTCATCAATGCGGAAATTATGCAGCTTCATCATCAGAAGCATCATCAAGCCTACATCACCAACTACAACAAGGCTCTTGAGCAACTTCACGAGGCCATCAACAAAGGCCACACCTCCACCGTAGTCAAATTGCAGAGTGCCATCAAATTCAATGGCGGag gtCACATTAATCATTCGATTTTTTGGAATAATCTGGCCCCAATTCAT GAAGGGGGTGGTGAGCCTCCAAAGGGATCTCTAGGATGGGCAATCGACTCCCAGTTCGGTTCTCTTGAAGCCTTGATTCAGAGAGTCAATGCAGAAGGTGCTGCTTTACAGGGCTCTGGATGGGTG TGGCTTGCTCTGGATAAAGAACTAAAGAAGCTATCTGTTGAAACCACGGCCAATCAG GATCCACTTGTGACAAAAGGATCTTCTTTAGTGCCTCTGCTTGGGATTGATGTTTGGGAGCATGCATATTATTTGCAG GGCGGTTGGGTTGCCTGGTAA
- the LOC103497021 gene encoding cation/H(+) antiporter 15-like, giving the protein MSTQAAHNGSWVCQPNRHYRSRGIFFGDSPFSFANTVLLAQLSLSSFLTSLLQCLLTPLGESSFISQMLVGLALGPSFYGGDNPILEAIFPFKSFYVSETFAYFGCMVFMFLVGIKMDLSLIKKSGKKAMVIGFMAFLTPMLFNFFLSTYLKSSVEMDAHLKNTLNAIGAFQASSSFHVIACLLTDLKLLNSDIGRLALSSSMISGALSWAGLVIGFTLRQTSMQQQDALPWMALCLVCMMILVIYILRPIMFWIVEQTNLSGRPIKEVYVFCLFLMLLFCALFSEFVGQHFLLGPMILGLAVPDGPPLGSALVDKLDSFVSSIMLPCYFVISGARINLSTINVRSAVIINLLAFTAFIGKVIGTMLPSLYCKMSLVDSLSLGLIMSTQGIADILSLQHGLLLFMIDQTSYSMMVVAMMVMTGTICPIVKMIYNPSKKYKCIMRRRTIEHTSATGELRLLLCIHDQDNTPSIINMLELSNPTIKSPICFYLIHLLQLTGRASPLLINHHLPGRRGSKRCNLSDQIINAFQIYQQFNYDKVIMNAFTSVSPYATMHDDVCMLALEKRVAMVIVPFHNRRTFNGIVESINQIRGVNKNILSKAPCSVGILIDRVMLPSAVASISLTNRVDLYKVGMIFVEGPDDREALAYATRMAEHPKVALTVVRVIEPKQIRHPADQDLDAEMIKEFKLIMATSGIKHCSYEEEIANDCVGLINVIRTMEHDYDLILVGRRHDGDSALFVGLNEWNEYPELGFIGDMLASSDSSGAVAVLVIQQQTIGGDQEFLDDFRCLMEESFSVEINPLNIPGAWPQKPSLT; this is encoded by the exons ATGAGTACTCAAGCAGCACATAATGGAAGCTGGGTGTGCCAGCCAAACAGGCATTATAGATCCAGAGGCATTTTCTTCGGAGACAGCCCTTTCTCTTTTGCAAATACCGTTCTCTTGGCTCAGCTCTCTCTCTCCTCTTTCCTCACCTCTCTTTTACAATGCCTTCTCACTCCTCTTGGGGAAAGCTCCTTCATCTCTCAAATGTTGGTGGGTCTTGCTCTTGGCCCATCCTTCTACGGTGGAGACAACCCAATTCTGGAAGCCATTTTCCCATTCAAAAGCTTTTACGTCAGCGAAACCTTTGCCTATTTTGGTTGCATGGTCTTCATGTTTCTTGTTGGGATTAAAATGGATCTGAGCTTAATCAAAAAATCAGGGAAAAAGGCCATGGTGATCGGATTCATGGCATTCTTAACCCCAATGTTATTCAACTTCTTCTTATCTACGTATTTGAAGAGCAGTGTGGAGATGGATGCTCACTTAAAAAACACCCTCAACGCCATTGGCGCTTTTCAAGCCTCTAGTTCTTTCCATGTCATTGCCTGTCTTTTAACCGACCTTAAGCTTCTCAACTCCGACATTGGCCGCCTCGCCCTCTCCTCCTCCATGATCAGTGGCGCCCTTTCTTGGGCGGGCCTTGTCATTGGCTTCACCCTCCGCCAAACTTCCATGCAGCAGCAAGACGCTCTCCCATGGATGGCCCTTTGCCTCGTTTGCATGATGATTCTCGTCATTTACATTCTCCGTCCCATCATGTTTTGGATCGTTGAGCAAACCAATCTCTCTGGCAGACCCATTAAGGAGGTCTACGTTTTTTGCTTGTTCTTAATGTTGTTGTTTTGTGCTCTCTTCAGTGAGTTCGTGGGCCAACATTTCTTGCTCGGCCCAATGATACTGGGCCTTGCTGTACCTGATGGGCCGCCTCTTGGGTCTGCCTTGGTTGATAAACTTGACTCATTTGTTTCCTCTATTATGCTTCCATGCTACTTTGTCATAAGTGGGGCTAGAATCAATCTCTCCACAATTAACGTCAGGAGTGCTGTGATTATTAATCTTTTGGCCTTTACTGCCTTTATAGGCAAGGTCATTGGGACTATGTTGCCTTCTTTGTACTGTAAAATGTCGTTGGTTGATTCTTTGTCGTTGGGACTCATCATGAGCACTCAAGGGATTGCTGATATTCTGAGTCTCCAACATGGACTGCTCCTCTTT atgataGATCAAACATCATACAGCATGATGGTGGTGGCGATGATGGTGATGACAGGGACAATATGCCCAATAGTGAAAATGATATATAATCCATCAAAGAAATACAAATGTATTATGAGGAGAAGGACAATCGAGCATACGAGTGCCACAGGAGAGCTACGTTTGTTGCTTTGCATTCACGACCAAGACAACACTCCCTCCATAATCAATATGCTTGAGCTCTCTAATCCTACAATTAAAAGCCCCATTTGCTTCTACCTCATCCACCTCCTCCAACTCACCGGCCGAGCCTCCCCGCTCCTCATTAACCACCACCTTCCTGGTCGTCGTGGCTCTAAACGTTGCAACCTCTCTGATCAAATCATCAACGCCTTCCAAATATATCAACAATTCAACTATGACAAG GTTATAATGAATGCGTTCACATCAGTGTCTCCGTATGCCACCATGCACGACGATGTGTGCATGTTGGCGTTAGAGAAGCGGGTGGCGATGGTGATTGTGCCGTTCCACAACCGAAGAACGTTCAACGGCATAGTAGAGTCGATAAATCAGATAAGGGGAGTGAACAAGAACATTTTGTCAAAGGCTCCTTGTTCGGTTGGGATCTTGATAGACCGTGTGATGTTGCCGAGTGCAGTGGCATCAATTTCGTTGACGAATAGGGTGGATTTGTATAAGGTGGGAATGATCTTTGTGGAAGGTCCCGATGATCGGGAGGCACTGGCGTATGCCACTCGCATGGCAGAGCATCCGAAGGTAGCGCTCACTGTGGTTCGAGTGATCGAGCCGAAGCAAATCAGGCACCCAGCAGACCAAGACCTAGACGCGGAGATGATAAAGGAGTTCAAGTTAATCATGGCGACGTCTGGGATTAAGCATTGCAGTTACGAAGAGGAAATAGCGAACGATTGTGTGGGCCTCATAAATGTGATAAGAACAATGGAGCATGATTATGATCTAATCTTGGTTGGGCGTCGCCACGACGGTGACTCAGCACTGTTTGTGGGGTTGAATGAGTGGAACGAGTATCCTGAGCTCGGATTTATTGGAGACATGTTGGCATCCTCAGATTCGTCTGGAGCTGTCGCAGTCTTAGTGATTCAGCAGCAAACCATTGGCGGGGATCAAGAGTTTCTCGACGATTTTCGATGCCTCATGGAGGAGTCGTTTTCTGTTGAGATAAATCCCCTCAACATTCCAGGTGCATGGCCCCAAAAACCTTCACTTACCTGA
- the LOC103497023 gene encoding WRKY transcription factor WRKY24, with protein sequence MASSSGSLDTSANSHPSFTFSTHPFMTSSYSDLLASANNDPPSSAPLRGSGTGVPKFKSLPPPSLPLSPPPMSPSSFFAIPPGLSPAELLDSPVLLNASHVLPSPTTGTFPSHSLNWKSNFGYNQQNIKEENKYSSNFSFQTQSSKLPPTSFQPLSTTAPTTQGWSFQEQRKKEDGFSSEKNMVKPEFGSMRSFSPEYGVVQNQSQNNSSGELQSDYGNNYPQQSQTVNRRSDDGYNWRKYGQKQVKGSENPRSYYKCTFPNCPTKKKVERSLDGQITEIVYKGSHNHPKPQSTRRSSLSSVGSSQAIVALNQAANEMADQSFTTQGSGQFDGVATPENSSISIGDDDFDRSSQKSKSGGDDFDEEEPEAKRWRRDGDNNECISAAGSRTVREPRVVVQTTSDIDILDDGYRWRKYGQKVVKGNPNPRSYYKCTNPGCPVRKHVERASHDLRAVITTYEGKHNHDVPPARGSGSHSLSRPFPNNDPPAAIRPLSVVTHQSNNGGHPQGLRLQQRSSDSQSAFTVEMVQNGNGFSFPEFGNSMGMGSYMNQTQPNDNLFTRAKEEPRDHDMFIQSLLC encoded by the exons atgGCCTCCTCTTCCGGGAGCTTAGACACCTCTGCTAATTCTCATCCCTCCTTTACTTTCTCTACTCATCCTTTTATGACTTCTTCTTACTCTGACCTTCTTGCCTCTGCCAACAACGATCCTCCTTCCTCCGCTCCTCTCCGCGGTTCCGGTACCGGAGTTCCTAAATTCAAATCCCTCCCTCCCccttctctccctctctctcctccCCCCATGTCTCCTTCTTCCTTTTTCGCCATTCCTCCTGGCTTGAGTCCCGCCGAGCTTCTTGATTCCCCTGTTCTTCTCAATGCTTCTCAT GTTCTGCCGTCGCCGACCACTGGGACTTTCCCGTCTCACTCGTTGAATTGGAAGAGCAATTTTGGATATAATCAGCAGAACATTAAGGAAGAAAACAAATATTCGTCTAATTTCTCATTTCAAACTCAATCTTCAAAGCTCCCGCCGACGTCTTTTCAGCCTTTATCCACCACAGCTCCCACG ACTCAGGGATGGAGTTTTCAAGAACAGCGCAAGAAGGAGGATGGTTTTTCGTCCGAGAAGAATATGGTGAAGCCGGAGTTTGGATCGATGCGGAGCTTCTCACCGGAATATGGGGTTGTTCAAAACCAGAGCCAAAACAACAGCAGCGGGGAGTTGCAGTCTGATTATGGCAACAATTACCCTCAACAATCTCAGACGGTGAATCGAAGGTCTGACGACGGCTACAACTGGAGAAAATACGGCCAAAAACAGGTTAAAGGAAGTGAAAATCCGAGAAGCTATTACAAGTGCACTTTCCCCAATTGCCcaacaaagaaaaaagttgaaagatcCTTAGATGGACAGATCACGGAGATCGTTTACAAAGGCAGCCATAACCATCCCAAGCCCCAATCCACGAGGAGGTCGTCGCTGTCGTCGGTCGGTTCTTCTCAAGCGATAGTGGCTTTGAATCAGGCCGCTAACGAGATGGCGGACCAGTCATTTACAACCCAAGGCAGTGGCCAATTTGACGGCGTTGCAACACCGGAGAATTCCTCGATTTCAATCGGCGACGACGACTTCGATCGGAGCTCTCAAAAGAGCAAATCCGGAGGGGACGATTTTGATGAGGAAGAACCAGAGGCTAAGAGATG GCGAAGGGACGGTGACAACAATGAATGTATTTCGGCTGCCGGCAGCCGAACGGTGAGAGAGCCGAGAGTCGTCGTCCAAACTACCAGCGACATCGACATTCTCGACGACGGTTACCGGTGGAGGAAGTACGGCCAGAAAGTTGTGAAGGGAAACCCAAATCCAAG GAGTTACTACAAATGCACAAATCCAGGATGTCCAGTAAGAAAGCATGTAGAGAGAGCTTCACATGATCTAAGGGCAGTGATAACAACTTACGAAGGGAAGCACAACCACGATGTTCCACCGGCACGTGGCAGTGGAAGCCATTCCCTCAGCCGTCCATTCCCCAACAACGATCCTCCGGCCGCGATTCGCCCATTATCGGTAGTGACCCATCAGTCAAACAACGGGGGGCATCCGCAGGGTCTGCGGCTGCAGCAGCGATCTTCGGATTCCCAATCAGCGTTCACAGTGGAAATGGTACAAAATGGGAATGGATTTTCATTCCCAGAATTTGGAAACTCAATGGGAATGGGATCCTACATGAACCAAACACAGCCCAATGACAATTTGTTCACAAGAGCCAAAGAAGAGCCAAGAGATCATGATATGTTCATCCAATCTCTCCTATGTTAA
- the LOC103497024 gene encoding U2 small nuclear ribonucleoprotein B'' 2-like, which translates to MLSGDIPPNQTIYIKNLNEKVKKEELKRSLYALFSQYGRILDVVALKTPRLRGQAWVAFSEVTAASNAVRQMQNFPFYEKPMRIQYAKTKSDCVAKADGTFVPREKKKKQEEKAEKKRRAEEAHQSAMPNGTTTENGGSNATFRHANPSATEATPNNILFIENLPHETSSMMLQVLFQQYPGFREVRMIEAKPGIAFVEFEDDVQSSMAMQALQGFKIDPQHPMAISFAKK; encoded by the exons ATGTTGTCGGGGGATATACCGCCTAACCAGACCATATACATCAAGAATCTCAACGAGAAGGTCAAGAAAGAAG AATTGAAGAGATCCCTGTATGCTTTGTTTTCTCAATATGGAAGAATCCTTGATGTCGTTGCCTTGAAGACACCGAGGCTTCGAGGGCAAGCATGGGTTGCCTTTAGTGAAGTGACTGCAGCTAGCAATGCTGTGCGGCAGATGCAAAATTTCCCATTCTATGAAAAACCTATG CGAATTCAATATGCCAAAACCAAATCAGATTGTGTTGCTAAAGCTGATGGAACCTTTGTGCCaagggagaagaaaaagaagcaaGAGGAAAAAG CTGAAAAAAAGCGGCGTGCTGAAGAAGCACACCAATCTGCGATGCCCAATGGAACAACTACTGAGAATGGAGGTTCAAat GCCACATTCCGTCATGCAAATCCGAGTGCTACAGAAGCTACTCCAAACAACATACTATTTATTGAGAATTTGCCCCATGAAACCTCTAGTATGATGTTGCAAGTTCTCTTCCAACAATATCCTGGATTCAGGGAAGTCCGGATGATTGAAGCAAAGCCGGGTATTGCTTTCGTTGAGTTTGAAGATGATGTTCAATCCTCTATGGCGATGCAGGCTCTTCAAGGCTTTAAAATTGACCCCCAACATCCCATGGCTATCTCTTTCGCAAAGAAGTAA